In a single window of the Streptacidiphilus sp. P02-A3a genome:
- a CDS encoding CdaR family transcriptional regulator, which translates to MTEIRQASARAMAALGTVPRELAVVMRPELPSLLKEMADEIVAALPEYRHLLEGPDAELVHLGIKQNVTAFVNQVAAPHANTELRDEICRSFGRFEAYQGRSLDVLQDAYRIGCQVALRRAREVGHRYRLSAAVLMSFADALFAYMGEIAELSRQGYLRAMSEMGEEPDGRRRRLTQRILSGGGASDSALAELAEQVGWPLPEEITPVALHRDSSPNRAALDRRVLADLAAPEPYLLLPGPLDAAGRAFLGGALGGCRAAVGPTVPLAKAADSLRWARHTLVLVDVGVIPDGAPTLTEGNLLTLWLLSDPALVSEFSRRYLAPLADHTATQRRRLLETLHVWLTSRGTAAQIAEQLGVHPQTFRYRMRLLERIFGEQLTDPTLRFATEVALRALALRDPDAEPTTVTLPVPPALRPVARPPAPMPPAVSRRDALDR; encoded by the coding sequence ATGACGGAAATCCGGCAGGCGTCGGCGCGCGCCATGGCGGCGCTGGGCACTGTCCCGCGCGAACTCGCCGTGGTGATGCGCCCCGAACTGCCGAGCCTGCTCAAGGAGATGGCCGACGAGATCGTCGCCGCGCTACCCGAGTACCGGCATCTGTTGGAGGGTCCGGACGCGGAACTCGTGCACCTGGGTATCAAGCAGAACGTCACCGCCTTCGTCAACCAGGTCGCCGCCCCGCACGCCAACACCGAGCTGCGGGACGAGATCTGCCGCAGTTTCGGCCGCTTCGAGGCCTATCAGGGGCGCAGCCTGGACGTGCTGCAGGACGCCTACCGGATCGGCTGCCAGGTGGCGCTGCGGCGGGCCCGCGAGGTGGGCCACCGGTACCGGCTGTCCGCCGCGGTGCTGATGTCCTTCGCCGACGCGCTGTTCGCCTACATGGGCGAGATCGCGGAACTCTCCCGGCAGGGCTACCTGCGGGCGATGTCGGAGATGGGGGAGGAGCCGGACGGGCGGCGGCGGCGGCTGACGCAGCGGATCCTCTCCGGCGGCGGGGCGTCCGACTCCGCCCTGGCGGAGCTGGCCGAACAGGTCGGCTGGCCGCTGCCGGAGGAGATCACCCCGGTCGCGCTGCACCGCGACAGCTCCCCGAACCGGGCCGCGCTCGACCGCAGGGTGCTGGCGGACCTGGCCGCCCCGGAGCCGTACCTGCTGCTGCCCGGACCGCTGGACGCGGCCGGGCGCGCCTTCCTGGGCGGGGCGCTCGGCGGCTGCCGGGCGGCGGTCGGCCCCACCGTGCCGCTGGCCAAGGCGGCCGACTCGCTGCGCTGGGCCCGGCACACGCTGGTACTGGTGGACGTCGGGGTGATCCCGGACGGTGCGCCGACCCTCACCGAGGGCAACCTGCTGACCCTCTGGTTACTCAGCGACCCGGCCCTGGTGAGCGAGTTCTCGCGGCGGTACCTGGCGCCGCTGGCCGACCACACCGCCACCCAGCGCCGACGGCTGCTGGAGACCCTGCACGTCTGGCTGACCAGCCGGGGCACCGCCGCCCAGATCGCGGAGCAGCTGGGCGTGCACCCGCAGACCTTCCGCTACCGGATGCGGCTGCTGGAACGGATCTTCGGGGAGCAGCTCACGGATCCCACCCTGCGCTTCGCCACCGAGGTCGCGCTGCGCGCGCTGGCGCTGCGCGACCCGGACGCGGAGCCGACGACGGTGACGCTGCCGGTGCCGCCCGCGCTGCGACCGGTGGCCCGGCCGCCCGCGCCGATGCCGCCCGCGGTGTCCCGCCGGGACGCGCTGGACCGGTAG
- a CDS encoding ABC transporter permease produces MSETTTAVLDGAGAPARARSDRSKLIGGLAQAVVGAYGLWSFGLGSRTAHGVHTLFTLKLTPGADGGPGPVSVPAAATALVLSALAIGCGLVRAFAPISARTQRWLAVGYFAAFVLAFLVWAEAGSSVGLNVPSTIQQTAMGTVPLLLGSLSALLCERSGVVNIAVEGQFLFGAFSAALTASMTHSVWAGLVAGCLGGALMGALLAVFANRYLIEQVVLGVVLNLLASGITGFLYDRLMSTDGNTYNSAPGFNALSIPGLSSIPVIGAALFDQNIIFYAAYLLVPVIWFLLYRTRWGLRTRAVGEHPTAADTVGIKVIGLRYRNVITAGLLSGLGGVWLTLGLANQFGKDMSDGKGYIAIAALIVGRWSPVGALGGAILFGFATELAVPLSDLGTPIPGAFLSMAPYLATIFVVAALGGLVRPPAASGKPYVKS; encoded by the coding sequence GTGAGCGAGACAACCACCGCGGTCCTGGACGGCGCGGGCGCACCCGCCCGGGCCAGGTCCGACCGTTCCAAGCTGATCGGCGGCCTCGCCCAGGCCGTGGTCGGGGCGTACGGGCTGTGGTCCTTCGGCCTCGGCAGCCGCACCGCGCACGGCGTGCACACGCTGTTCACGCTCAAGCTCACCCCGGGCGCCGACGGCGGCCCCGGCCCGGTCTCGGTTCCGGCCGCGGCGACCGCGCTGGTGCTGAGCGCCCTGGCGATCGGCTGCGGCCTGGTCCGGGCCTTCGCGCCGATCTCCGCCCGGACCCAGCGCTGGCTGGCGGTCGGCTACTTCGCCGCCTTCGTGCTGGCGTTCCTGGTCTGGGCGGAGGCCGGGTCCAGCGTGGGGCTGAACGTGCCCTCGACCATCCAGCAGACGGCGATGGGGACCGTGCCGCTGCTGCTCGGATCGCTCAGCGCGCTGCTGTGCGAACGCTCGGGCGTGGTCAACATCGCGGTCGAGGGGCAGTTCCTGTTCGGTGCGTTCTCGGCGGCGCTGACCGCCTCGATGACCCACTCGGTCTGGGCCGGGCTGGTCGCGGGCTGCCTGGGCGGGGCGCTGATGGGCGCGCTGCTGGCGGTCTTCGCCAACCGCTACCTGATCGAACAGGTGGTGCTCGGGGTGGTGCTGAACCTGCTGGCCTCCGGCATCACCGGCTTCCTGTACGACCGGCTGATGTCGACCGACGGCAACACCTACAACTCCGCGCCCGGGTTCAACGCGCTGTCCATCCCCGGACTGTCCTCGATCCCGGTGATCGGCGCCGCGCTGTTCGACCAGAACATCATCTTCTACGCGGCCTACCTGCTGGTCCCGGTCATCTGGTTCCTGCTGTACCGCACCCGCTGGGGGCTGCGCACCCGGGCCGTCGGCGAGCACCCGACGGCGGCGGACACGGTCGGCATCAAGGTGATCGGGCTGCGCTACCGCAACGTGATCACCGCCGGACTGCTCTCCGGCCTCGGCGGCGTCTGGCTGACCCTCGGCCTGGCCAACCAGTTCGGCAAGGACATGAGCGACGGGAAGGGCTACATCGCCATCGCGGCCCTGATCGTCGGACGCTGGTCGCCGGTCGGCGCGCTGGGCGGGGCGATCCTGTTCGGCTTCGCCACCGAACTGGCGGTGCCGCTGTCGGACCTGGGCACACCGATCCCCGGTGCGTTCCTGTCCATGGCGCCCTATCTGGCTACCATCTTCGTGGTCGCCGCCCTCGGCGGCCTGGTCCGCCCCCCGGCCGCCTCCGGCAAGCCCTACGTCAAGTCCTGA